The following nucleotide sequence is from Tenrec ecaudatus isolate mTenEca1 chromosome X, mTenEca1.hap1, whole genome shotgun sequence.
CCTCCCACTGCAGCATTAACAAACATCACATAAATTTACATAACGCAGCCAAAATCCGACAACTGGACGTCTCACTGAAAAGTTGTGTCACAGGCTACTTTGACAACACAATCTTTTTTCCTGAAAGATCTCCTCACtgaaataaacaaacagacaaacatctGCAATAACAAGTCTGTTTTGAAAAGTGAAGAAAGATGCGTGGCACCCTGAACAAATCTCCTCTTTGTGGGGCAGGTGAGCATAAAAACAAAAGATACTTGTTACTTCCCCAGGTTGAGGTATTTCTTTTCAGAAGGGAAACTTTCCTAATTTTGTGAGACaggctgattaaaaaaaatttatcagGAAGGTCATATACAGCTCACTCAGCTGCCCTGTCTCCTCTCTGACAATTCCCCTTCCTCGATTGTTTTCTTTCTACATTTCCTAGCTGGCATGCCTTCAAGGTTCATGCTGAGCCTCTGTGGCTGTGCTTACGTAAAGTGCTTGTCCAGGAAGCTCTTagacaggaagagagagaaagccaAAATAGCTAAGGTCTGAGGGTGAGCAGCATCTCCCTGGTAACCAGAAAATTACAATCTCCATTCACTGGGCAGTGATGCCACCTGTGGCCCCTGGGATTGGCGAAGACTAAGATGAGTAACAGGAGGTGCGCGCATGGGCACTGTgcataggggggtgggggtggtgaaggAGCAGGATGCCTGCAATATGGAGGTGACAGGGTGGGGGTTGGAAAGATCCTGCTGcactgcttgtccccctgggggaagGGTGAGCTTGGCTATGACACATGGTCTTCATGTGACCAGGACCTGCAGCCCTATTCACCTTCTGTATAGTCATTAACTCCATGTCTGTGTaccagctccctccccactgccctgaGCACAGCAGGCTGGCCGAAAGCCAAGGCAAAGAGCAGCAGATCACGTCAGTGGCTGCAGCCCCACCTGGAGGTGCAGCCCTCTGCTGAGCTGACAGCAAGCGCTGAGCAATTGCGCTGAGGGTTCCGAACAGCTTTACCCAAGCTCTTGGGAACAGATGTGAGAGTGGGGTCTGCTCAGGGGCTCCTGGGCTTCCTGGGAGTGCAGACAGGCAATGAATCCAGAGCTCTGAGAAATCACCTAGGAGTCCCAGCAAAAAGATGACCAGCGCCATGAGTGGTAGAAGGTGGGGAGTTTTAGGGACCTATGTAGGATCTGAAAAGACCCTAGCACTCTGCTCCAGCTGTGCTCGCCTCTTCAccaaccccccactcccacccccatcccaagcCATCTGGTGGTCAGGAAGTCTCAGGtttctggaggaggaggaggaggagaaggaggaggaagaggaaaacacTAGCAGGATAGGCCTAGGTCTGTGCTAGGGCCCTTGGTGGGCGGGAACTAGAGCTGAACCCAGACTGAGACCCCTGCCAAGCCCCCCTACCGCCCCCTTCCTGCATTTTGGTGCCTGCAGAGGCCTGCTTTGGAGAAGCAGGAAAAATGGTGGGCTTACTGGAAGGAGAGTGAGTGGAATGAGAGCCCCCTAGAGCTCTAGATGCCTCTGGCCAGCAAACAAAGCTTTCAttttctcttcttgcttttttcctttctttcttcttcttctatttttaGCTATACTTGTGGACGAATAAAAGCAAGTGGAGGAAAAATTTTCATCATGACAAAAAATCCTCTATGAAAACAAGGCCATGGAGCAGGTCTCTGTGCAAAACAGAGGGGAAGCTCGCCCTCTGGGAGGAGTGAAGACAAGCAGCCTGCAGGGAATACTGGCGAGGACAGGCTCCCCAGCATGCCCCCAATTTTCAATGGGCCATTCCCAATAGGCAGCTCAGCAATGGGATgggtggagatggagatggtATGGAAGTGTTCATGGAGGAGATGAGGGGAATCAGGAGAAAACTTAGGGAGCTACAGTTGAGGAACTGTCTGTGGGTCCTAATGCGGGAGCTCTGGAGTCACCATGACCCTCATGATGAAATTTGCCTTATGTTTTAACTCCTGCAGTTTCCATGAGGTGAATAGTGGGATTCCTgctgtttttcctttcttttcactTGCACCTTCCTGATACTCCTTTGCTGTGAACCTTATGCTATTTCTatgtattaaacaaacaaacgatTGTCGTGGAatacattccaattcatagtgaatcTGGAGGACAGGAAAGAACTGTGCCATAGGGCTCCCAGGCTGTTACACAGATTCTCAAGGTGCTCCATAAGGTTCCCAAGGTGGAGCCCTTTGGGGAAAGAGTCATCTTCCTCCCTGAGTTGAGCTGAggagttcaaaccaccgaccttccaAGATAGCAGCCAGTCTCTAACCACTGCACCTCAGGCCTCCTCTCTGGGTTAGGCAGGGCTTCCGTTGTTACTCGCTTTAAAAGCAAGATTGCCTTTACGCCCAGTGTAAGTGTCTGCTAGCAGTCAAGTTTCCCTCATTTGCATAAAATGTGTCCTTTTGATAAAGCTGTCAAACAGCTATTTTTGTCTCCTCAGGATTGTACCATTTAAAACCATGGAAAGTTAGTTTTAGCACAAGCCT
It contains:
- the BEX3 gene encoding LOW QUALITY PROTEIN: protein BEX3 (The sequence of the model RefSeq protein was modified relative to this genomic sequence to represent the inferred CDS: inserted 1 base in 1 codon; deleted 2 bases in 1 codon); the encoded protein is MEQVSVQNRGEARPLGGXEDKQPAGNTRGQAPQHAPNFQWAIPNRQLSNGMGGDGDGMEVFMEEMRGIRRKLRELQLRNCLWVLMRELWSHHDPHDEICLMF